A single region of the Sphingobium sp. TKS genome encodes:
- the rpsC gene encoding 30S ribosomal protein S3 gives MGHKSNPIGLRLQINRTWDSRWYAEGADYGRLLLEDLKIRKFIMKSLPQAAISKVVIERPAKLCRVSIYAARPGVIIGKKGADIEKLRKKLGALTSSDVSLNIVEIRKPEVDSKLVAQGIADQLERRVAFRRAMKRAVQSALRLGAEGIKITCGGRLGGAEIARVEWYREGRVPLHTLRANVDYAEAEAHTAYGVCGIKVWIFKGEILGHDPMATDRLMLEAQTSGVRPAR, from the coding sequence ATGGGTCACAAGAGCAATCCGATCGGTCTGCGTCTTCAGATCAACCGTACCTGGGACAGCCGTTGGTATGCCGAAGGCGCCGACTATGGCCGTCTGCTGCTGGAAGATCTCAAGATCCGCAAGTTCATCATGAAGTCGCTGCCGCAGGCCGCGATTTCGAAGGTGGTGATCGAGCGTCCCGCCAAGCTGTGCCGCGTGTCGATCTACGCTGCCCGTCCCGGTGTCATCATCGGCAAGAAGGGCGCGGACATTGAGAAGCTGCGCAAGAAGCTGGGCGCGCTCACGTCTTCGGACGTGTCGCTGAACATCGTCGAAATTCGCAAGCCGGAAGTCGATTCGAAGCTGGTGGCGCAGGGCATTGCCGATCAGTTGGAGCGCCGCGTGGCGTTCCGCCGCGCGATGAAGCGCGCGGTGCAGTCGGCTCTGCGTCTGGGCGCCGAAGGCATCAAGATCACCTGCGGCGGCCGTCTGGGCGGCGCGGAGATCGCCCGCGTCGAATGGTATCGCGAAGGCCGCGTTCCGCTGCACACGCTGCGTGCGAACGTCGACTATGCCGAAGCCGAAGCCCACACCGCTTATGGCGTTTGCGGCATCAAGGTCTGGATCTTCAAGGGTGAGATCCTGGGTCATGATCCGATGGCCACCGACCGGCTGATGCTGGAGGCTCA